One genomic region from Leptospira montravelensis encodes:
- a CDS encoding peptidylprolyl isomerase translates to MNSKLFQKVVFFTILFLSVSQTIQCSDQRFKKITYEPISYSPSKVIVKRQDVTSLKLPEKPAIYAVFNTSAGDLVLELYDTAAPKTVQNFIDLAQGEKEFQTDKGAERRPFYDGLKFHRVIENFMAQGGCPRGDGTGGPGYQTEDEINAKALGLDKLKIKDAPQYQSQLQRAVLAEFKIQSRAEFEEKRTEVEKAYQEAMELPVLEVLHRVGYRYNEVLPSKKALRGSLAMANAGPNTNGSQFFINQVDTPHLDGLHTVFGFLVSGYDVLDRIIEKGNLQTTIRKVVIIDKRQ, encoded by the coding sequence ATGAATTCAAAGTTGTTCCAGAAAGTCGTTTTTTTCACCATTCTCTTTTTGTCTGTTTCGCAAACCATCCAATGTAGTGACCAAAGATTTAAAAAGATCACCTACGAGCCAATTTCGTATTCACCTTCAAAGGTCATAGTCAAACGACAAGATGTTACTTCCCTCAAACTGCCTGAGAAACCTGCCATTTATGCGGTATTCAATACCAGTGCTGGAGATTTAGTTTTGGAACTTTATGATACAGCGGCACCGAAAACAGTTCAGAATTTTATCGATTTGGCCCAAGGAGAAAAAGAATTTCAAACTGACAAAGGTGCCGAAAGACGACCATTTTATGATGGTCTAAAATTCCACCGTGTCATCGAAAACTTTATGGCGCAGGGCGGATGTCCTAGAGGTGACGGAACTGGTGGTCCGGGGTACCAAACCGAAGATGAAATCAATGCCAAGGCTTTAGGTTTAGACAAACTTAAAATCAAAGATGCTCCCCAATACCAGTCTCAATTGCAGAGAGCTGTCCTTGCGGAATTTAAAATCCAATCCAGAGCCGAGTTTGAAGAGAAACGGACCGAAGTAGAAAAAGCTTACCAAGAAGCAATGGAATTACCTGTTTTAGAAGTATTACACCGAGTGGGATATCGTTATAACGAAGTCCTCCCAAGTAAAAAAGCACTACGCGGGTCATTGGCAATGGCTAACGCTGGTCCCAATACCAACGGATCACAATTTTTTATCAACCAAGTGGATACTCCCCATTTGGATGGACTACATACTGTATTTGGATTTTTGGTTTCGGGGTACGATGTTCTTGACCGAATCATTGAAAAAGGAAATTTACAGACAACCATTCGTAAGGTTGTGATCATAGACAAACGCCAATGA
- the fliN gene encoding flagellar motor switch protein FliN, with product MGEGSLSQEDIDALLGGFGGGANAPAGGGSGGGGLDDLDALVGGGGGDDNGPSFADIAAALGPSATPSPARSGAKTQSGSGNNTANLNLLLDVTLQLTIELGRTTMFIKDVLQLTEGTVVELDKNIGEELDILANGKLVGRGKLIILDDYYGVQITQIVDPMERLGGPAFL from the coding sequence ATGGGTGAAGGTTCACTATCACAAGAAGACATAGACGCGCTACTCGGCGGATTTGGCGGTGGTGCCAATGCCCCTGCTGGTGGTGGTTCAGGCGGCGGCGGTCTTGATGATTTGGATGCCCTGGTTGGCGGAGGCGGCGGAGATGATAATGGTCCTTCTTTTGCAGACATAGCGGCAGCCTTAGGTCCCAGTGCGACTCCATCACCGGCAAGATCGGGTGCAAAAACTCAATCTGGTTCCGGCAATAATACTGCAAACCTCAACTTACTATTAGATGTTACCTTACAGTTAACCATAGAACTCGGAAGAACAACTATGTTTATCAAAGATGTTTTGCAACTCACGGAAGGAACAGTCGTGGAGTTAGATAAAAATATTGGGGAAGAACTCGATATCTTAGCCAATGGCAAACTAGTTGGCCGAGGAAAACTTATCATTTTAGATGATTACTATGGGGTACAAATCACTCAAATTGTAGATCCAATGGAAAGACTGGGTGGCCCCGCCTTTTTATAA
- a CDS encoding RsmE family RNA methyltransferase, whose translation MNWILIYEEELVQNHFIQLSDERHTHIRTILKKITNDQIQVVIPGSGNYIFKIQSISESSTTLEKVNPIPNVLKPLLIHTFFSLPRPQTGKKIFHLSGAYGVDSIYFYATETKNKEFWTSPVYTKESASYLETGLSQTGNSRLPFVIQEKSFLWKNFLKDWKGNVFVLDREGENCQSIFKSKNGFLETNLYVFGPESGWKPDDLLFFHENNFQIVSLGKINLRTEFAYSALLHHLFSIRN comes from the coding sequence TTGAATTGGATTCTTATTTATGAAGAGGAACTTGTTCAAAACCATTTTATACAACTATCGGATGAAAGACATACTCATATCCGAACCATATTAAAAAAGATAACAAATGACCAGATACAAGTTGTAATTCCAGGTTCAGGTAATTATATTTTTAAAATTCAATCTATATCGGAATCTTCTACCACTTTAGAAAAAGTAAATCCAATCCCTAATGTTTTAAAACCCCTCCTTATCCATACTTTCTTTTCTTTACCTAGGCCTCAAACGGGAAAAAAGATATTCCACCTAAGCGGAGCATACGGAGTGGATTCCATATATTTTTATGCTACTGAAACAAAAAACAAAGAGTTTTGGACTTCACCAGTTTACACGAAAGAATCAGCATCCTACTTAGAAACAGGTCTTAGCCAAACGGGAAATAGTCGGTTACCTTTTGTAATTCAAGAAAAGTCTTTTCTTTGGAAAAATTTTTTAAAGGACTGGAAGGGAAATGTTTTTGTTTTAGATAGAGAAGGTGAAAACTGCCAGTCGATATTTAAATCCAAAAATGGATTTTTGGAAACTAATCTGTATGTTTTTGGACCTGAATCTGGATGGAAACCAGACGACCTTTTATTTTTTCATGAAAACAATTTCCAAATCGTAAGTTTGGGAAAAATAAATCTTAGAACAGAATTTGCATACTCTGCCCTATTACACCATTTGTTTTCGATTAGAAACTAA
- a CDS encoding heme-binding domain-containing protein, whose product MKRIFLILLGVFLLLQFFPIDRSNPPVKSEIQTSTEIKEILKRSCYDCHSNETVWPAYSYIFPASLLISHHVEEGREELNFSEFGLLAEKKQNKKIYEIWEQVDEGEMPPKDYLLLHPNSKLSDKDKEILKQWSDRFSEESE is encoded by the coding sequence GTGAAACGAATTTTCCTTATTTTACTAGGAGTCTTTCTCCTCCTCCAATTTTTCCCAATCGATCGTTCCAATCCTCCTGTCAAATCGGAGATCCAAACGAGTACAGAGATTAAAGAAATCTTAAAACGAAGTTGTTACGACTGCCATTCAAACGAAACAGTTTGGCCGGCTTACTCTTATATTTTTCCTGCCTCTTTGCTTATTTCTCACCATGTGGAAGAAGGAAGAGAAGAATTGAATTTTTCAGAGTTTGGACTTCTTGCAGAAAAGAAACAAAACAAAAAAATCTACGAAATTTGGGAACAAGTGGATGAAGGGGAGATGCCTCCCAAAGACTATCTTTTGTTACATCCAAACTCAAAGTTATCTGACAAAGATAAAGAAATTTTAAAACAATGGTCGGACCGTTTCAGTGAGGAATCGGAATGA
- the fcpB gene encoding flagellar-coiling protein FcpB: protein MKIKLILPILLLNFGVFAQTGSSETGSTSAGIDPTQSGKSISETEKELDDNISEVNKRLRLHTVLFKMKVRTLPHRTVLYKGKPSADGERCEAADKQEAQDNTCLHLEVFDFVGSEDGRSGKNLGAKFKKMELFFEGANNADPDPRKEQPRNLTKVRTYIYQNNFVLEDKIISVIADVAPNGTPAHNEKIELFYQHDDYPVWGTPETPSEKGVGKYILANVENTKTNPIRNNFKKQFYFKNLDYFDKLFTKLFDYNDRDSNKHYKKNVEALKSSLKY from the coding sequence ATGAAAATAAAATTAATTCTCCCCATCCTTTTGCTCAACTTTGGGGTTTTCGCTCAAACTGGTAGCTCGGAAACAGGATCCACATCCGCTGGAATTGATCCCACTCAATCCGGTAAATCCATCTCTGAGACAGAAAAAGAACTGGATGATAATATTTCTGAAGTGAACAAACGTCTTCGTTTGCACACAGTTTTATTTAAGATGAAAGTAAGAACTCTCCCTCACCGCACTGTCCTTTACAAAGGAAAACCAAGTGCAGATGGAGAACGATGTGAAGCAGCAGACAAACAAGAAGCACAAGATAACACTTGTTTACATTTAGAAGTTTTTGACTTTGTTGGAAGTGAAGACGGAAGATCAGGAAAAAACCTTGGCGCTAAATTCAAAAAGATGGAACTATTTTTTGAAGGTGCGAACAATGCGGATCCAGATCCAAGAAAAGAACAACCTCGTAACCTTACAAAAGTAAGAACATATATTTACCAAAACAATTTTGTTTTAGAAGATAAAATCATTTCTGTGATTGCTGATGTTGCACCTAACGGAACACCTGCACATAATGAAAAAATTGAGCTTTTCTACCAACACGATGATTATCCTGTTTGGGGAACTCCAGAAACTCCTTCTGAAAAAGGTGTTGGTAAATACATTCTTGCAAATGTAGAGAATACAAAAACAAACCCAATTAGAAATAATTTCAAAAAACAATTCTATTTCAAGAATTTGGACTACTTCGACAAATTGTTTACAAAACTTTTCGATTATAACGATCGCGACTCTAATAAACACTACAAGAAAAACGTAGAAGCACTTAAGAGTTCTTTAAAATACTAA
- a CDS encoding RNHCP domain-containing protein — MVRESELSKFQKFSKKKRFDDEDEDVSLQKLKIKSHRFRSDIEEFRCVECKQMVFPPGFGTDQRNHCPNCLTSLHLDNSPGDRAAICGSKMEAISIWVRKGEWVILHRCKGCGVIHANRIGPDDNEALLVSLAAQAMAKPSFRLFRENPVEDPPDDKC; from the coding sequence ATGGTACGTGAATCCGAACTATCTAAATTTCAAAAGTTCTCAAAGAAAAAACGTTTTGATGATGAAGACGAAGACGTTTCATTGCAAAAACTAAAAATCAAATCTCACAGGTTTCGTTCCGATATAGAGGAATTCCGCTGTGTGGAATGCAAACAAATGGTGTTTCCTCCCGGTTTTGGAACTGACCAGAGAAACCATTGTCCCAATTGTTTGACAAGTTTACATTTGGACAATTCTCCTGGAGACCGAGCTGCGATTTGTGGAAGTAAGATGGAAGCAATTTCCATTTGGGTGAGAAAAGGGGAATGGGTGATTTTACATCGCTGTAAAGGTTGTGGGGTGATCCATGCCAATCGCATTGGGCCAGATGACAATGAAGCCCTACTTGTTTCCCTTGCTGCGCAAGCAATGGCAAAACCAAGTTTTCGTTTGTTTAGAGAAAATCCGGTGGAAGACCCACCGGATGACAAATGTTAA
- a CDS encoding SPFH domain-containing protein, translated as MGASVIVVFLIVVYIIKKTIIIVPEQSVYVKERLGVLNGVLKSGFYFMIPFVDQIRYRQNLKEQTIDIDPQVCITRDNVSVEVDGVLYLKVIDGEKASYGIDNFMLATTQLAQTTLRSEIGKLIFDNLLSERDEINGRVVSNIDRATDPWGIKVTRYEIRNITPPKQILLEMENQMKSERERRAEITISQGEKEARVNHSVGERQESINISEGEKIRLVNEADGRAQEITLISNATAKGLQLISEAISKKGGKEAVSLQITQEYLDALGQILKTSKTTVVPETLANIGGVFEGLSKITTKIPQVGE; from the coding sequence ATGGGTGCTTCCGTCATTGTTGTATTTTTGATAGTTGTATATATCATCAAAAAAACAATCATCATTGTTCCAGAACAAAGTGTTTATGTTAAAGAAAGATTAGGAGTTTTGAACGGGGTTTTAAAATCGGGATTTTATTTTATGATTCCATTTGTAGACCAAATTCGTTACCGCCAAAACCTAAAAGAACAAACCATCGATATTGATCCACAAGTTTGTATCACTAGGGATAACGTATCCGTTGAAGTGGATGGAGTTTTGTATTTAAAAGTCATCGATGGCGAAAAAGCATCTTATGGAATCGATAACTTTATGTTGGCAACAACCCAACTTGCCCAAACCACTCTTCGCTCTGAAATCGGAAAATTAATTTTTGATAACCTACTTTCAGAACGAGATGAAATCAATGGCCGAGTGGTTTCCAATATTGATCGTGCTACCGATCCTTGGGGAATCAAAGTTACAAGATACGAAATTCGCAATATCACTCCGCCCAAACAAATTTTACTGGAGATGGAAAACCAAATGAAATCCGAAAGGGAAAGACGAGCCGAGATCACCATCTCCCAAGGAGAAAAGGAAGCTCGCGTGAATCATTCGGTTGGGGAAAGACAAGAATCAATCAACATTTCCGAAGGGGAAAAAATCAGATTGGTGAATGAAGCCGATGGACGTGCCCAAGAGATCACACTCATTTCCAATGCAACGGCAAAAGGTTTACAACTCATCTCGGAAGCCATTAGCAAAAAAGGTGGGAAGGAAGCTGTGAGTTTACAAATCACCCAAGAGTATTTGGATGCCCTTGGTCAAATTCTAAAAACATCGAAAACGACAGTGGTTCCAGAAACTTTAGCAAACATTGGTGGAGTGTTTGAAGGCCTTTCCAAAATCACCACAAAAATCCCACAGGTAGGAGAATAG
- the argH gene encoding argininosuccinate lyase → MKEKKLWGGRFDAPPSSLMIRIGESISFDKELYAHDIEGSISHSRMLKRIGILTESEQRKIETGLGQIKKEIDSGKFEFKIENEDIHMSVESRLTELLGDLGKKLHTGRSRNDQVSQDVRLYIKSEVGSILVYLLDLLVAWVTKAEAHTKTIIPGYTHLQIAQPIRASHYFLSHFWANVRDFEDFLDAYERADELVLGSGALAGVNYSTDRDFLKKDLSLSRISENSMDAVSQRDHIFKFLFASSQFMIHASRFCEEIILYTSQEFSYFKLPDHLTTGSSIMPQKKNPDVAELIRGKAGRVIGSLTHLLVMVKGTPLSYNRDFQEDKLPLFDTVKQIKLSIEGVRDMVKGIQVFPENATKSLRSGFSTATDLADWLVSAKGIPFRTAHEIVGELVKNCSAKGYDLFNIPSGERGQIHAVLTDPGYEAAISLETSCDKKDVIGGTAFPRQKEQIKRAKAKVNELTKKLKSIESKVKK, encoded by the coding sequence ATGAAAGAAAAAAAATTATGGGGGGGGCGATTTGATGCACCTCCATCCTCGCTAATGATTCGCATTGGGGAATCGATCAGTTTTGATAAAGAACTGTATGCTCACGATATCGAAGGATCCATCTCTCATTCACGAATGTTGAAACGAATTGGAATCCTTACCGAATCAGAACAAAGAAAAATTGAAACAGGGCTTGGGCAAATCAAAAAGGAAATCGATTCCGGAAAATTTGAATTCAAAATCGAAAATGAAGACATTCATATGTCTGTGGAATCTCGCCTAACAGAACTTTTGGGTGATTTAGGAAAAAAATTGCATACTGGCCGCAGTCGCAATGATCAGGTTTCTCAAGATGTACGATTGTATATCAAATCAGAAGTGGGGTCTATTTTAGTATACCTTCTGGATTTACTTGTGGCCTGGGTCACGAAAGCAGAAGCCCATACAAAAACCATCATTCCTGGTTACACCCATTTACAAATCGCCCAACCCATTCGTGCCTCCCATTATTTTTTATCTCATTTTTGGGCCAATGTTCGCGACTTTGAAGATTTTTTAGATGCCTACGAAAGGGCTGATGAACTGGTATTAGGATCTGGTGCACTTGCCGGTGTCAATTATTCCACAGACAGAGATTTTCTAAAAAAAGATTTATCTCTTTCTAGGATTTCGGAAAACTCTATGGATGCTGTGAGCCAAAGAGATCATATCTTTAAATTTCTTTTCGCTTCCTCACAGTTTATGATCCATGCTTCGCGATTTTGTGAAGAAATTATTTTATATACATCGCAAGAATTTAGTTATTTTAAACTCCCGGACCACCTAACTACAGGTTCGTCCATAATGCCGCAAAAGAAAAACCCCGATGTGGCAGAACTCATTCGAGGAAAGGCAGGACGAGTGATCGGGAGTTTAACTCACCTCCTTGTGATGGTAAAAGGAACGCCCTTATCGTATAACAGGGATTTTCAGGAAGACAAACTCCCGTTATTTGATACAGTCAAACAAATCAAATTGAGTATTGAAGGTGTTCGGGATATGGTAAAGGGAATCCAAGTATTTCCAGAAAATGCCACAAAAAGCCTTCGTTCTGGATTTTCTACGGCCACAGACCTTGCCGATTGGCTTGTCAGTGCTAAGGGAATTCCATTCCGAACCGCACATGAAATTGTAGGTGAGTTAGTTAAAAATTGTTCGGCAAAAGGTTATGATTTATTTAACATTCCTAGTGGGGAAAGGGGACAAATCCATGCGGTGCTTACCGATCCGGGATATGAGGCTGCCATTTCGCTCGAAACATCTTGTGACAAAAAAGATGTGATAGGAGGAACGGCATTCCCTCGTCAAAAAGAACAAATCAAACGGGCCAAGGCAAAAGTAAACGAATTGACCAAAAAGCTAAAATCGATAGAATCTAAGGTTAAAAAGTAA
- a CDS encoding SPFH domain-containing protein, with protein MEFAYLGFWSIIAIYLIYKIFRCIRIIPAQDVLIVERLGKYSRSLRAGFHILIPFIDRDAYYHTLKEQSIDVQPQICITHDNVQVKVDGVIYLKIIDPVRASYGIEDFQFAAIQLAQTTMRSVIGTMELDKTIGEKDLINSTIVAAIDQASEPWGIKVNRYEILNIVPPKSVLDAMEKEKKAQIAKRSQVLLSEGERDSRINRSLGFKEEAVNKSEGEKQRRINSAEGKATEIEALAVATAKGIESIAGAISDQGGASAIKLQITKAFIHNFLNVAKENTEILIPADVMNLPNLIANLTEGKKPKA; from the coding sequence ATGGAATTTGCATATTTAGGTTTTTGGTCGATCATTGCCATTTATTTGATTTATAAAATCTTTCGCTGCATTCGCATCATTCCGGCACAAGATGTATTAATTGTGGAACGATTGGGAAAATACTCTCGGAGTTTACGAGCAGGATTTCATATCCTCATTCCTTTTATTGATCGTGATGCTTATTACCATACTCTCAAAGAACAGTCCATCGATGTACAACCACAAATTTGTATCACGCATGACAACGTACAGGTGAAGGTAGATGGAGTGATTTATTTAAAAATCATTGATCCCGTTCGTGCTTCTTACGGAATCGAAGATTTCCAATTTGCAGCGATCCAACTCGCACAAACTACGATGCGTTCTGTCATCGGAACGATGGAACTAGACAAAACCATTGGTGAAAAAGATTTAATCAATTCTACGATTGTAGCAGCGATTGACCAAGCATCAGAACCTTGGGGAATCAAAGTCAATCGATATGAAATTTTGAATATTGTTCCACCGAAATCGGTTCTTGATGCCATGGAAAAAGAAAAGAAAGCACAGATCGCCAAACGTTCCCAGGTGCTTCTTTCTGAAGGGGAAAGAGATTCACGAATCAACCGCTCCCTCGGTTTTAAAGAAGAAGCGGTGAACAAATCGGAAGGGGAAAAACAAAGAAGGATCAACTCTGCCGAAGGTAAAGCCACTGAAATAGAAGCCCTAGCCGTAGCCACTGCCAAAGGGATTGAATCCATCGCAGGGGCTATCTCCGACCAAGGAGGAGCTTCGGCGATCAAACTCCAAATCACAAAAGCTTTTATCCACAACTTCCTCAATGTTGCCAAAGAGAATACGGAAATCCTCATCCCAGCGGATGTGATGAATTTACCAAACCTCATTGCCAACTTAACCGAAGGGAAAAAACCAAAAGCATAA
- a CDS encoding AAA family ATPase, whose translation MSNSQSHPDYFKAKELFATELKNANYQFVQEKEETLFRFRTENASKDKILDCIGIVRNYIENFRIYNFEEGYISIQALNENLFEPQRNLSGKFRIRFSFKSDLKVECSKHGDFSTKEIQTVLNLFQFLKAEGGTTKDPRVLLHQLGAEVYDPHLEKAKGNELGFDSIFGYEGVKDQILESLVFPILKPEPFLEITKLTRNKPSPNLPRAVLFEGEPGVGKTSMAKIVSHLCGVPMVYVPIESILSKYYGESSQNLAMVFDAAALFPQCMLFLDEIDSLATSREDGLFEATRNLLSVLLRKLDGFAERSGTITIGATNRKHDLDSALLSRFDRKIYFPLPNQEERAQILLGYAKQLSKNDHRKLAEALEGASGRNLKDYCDYVERRWITKNWEKGEILQAPEISFYLESLPDFGWKR comes from the coding sequence ATGTCCAATTCCCAGTCCCATCCGGATTACTTTAAAGCAAAGGAACTCTTCGCTACTGAACTAAAAAATGCAAATTATCAGTTTGTTCAGGAAAAAGAGGAAACCCTATTTCGATTTCGGACAGAAAATGCAAGCAAAGACAAAATCCTAGACTGCATAGGAATTGTGAGAAATTATATCGAAAACTTTCGCATTTATAATTTTGAAGAAGGATATATCAGTATCCAAGCATTAAATGAAAACCTATTTGAACCCCAAAGGAACCTTTCCGGCAAATTTAGGATTCGGTTTTCTTTTAAATCAGATTTAAAGGTAGAATGTTCGAAACACGGAGATTTTTCTACCAAGGAAATACAAACCGTCCTCAATCTCTTTCAGTTTCTTAAAGCGGAAGGAGGAACCACAAAAGACCCAAGAGTCCTTCTCCACCAACTGGGAGCCGAAGTGTATGATCCCCATTTAGAAAAAGCGAAAGGAAATGAATTGGGATTTGATTCTATTTTTGGTTATGAGGGTGTAAAAGATCAAATTTTAGAAAGTTTGGTATTTCCGATTCTCAAACCAGAACCATTTTTAGAAATCACCAAACTCACACGTAATAAACCAAGTCCAAACCTACCTCGTGCTGTCCTCTTCGAAGGAGAACCGGGAGTGGGAAAAACCAGTATGGCAAAAATTGTTTCCCATCTTTGTGGGGTCCCAATGGTTTATGTACCCATCGAATCGATTTTAAGTAAATACTATGGCGAATCTTCCCAAAATTTGGCGATGGTTTTTGATGCTGCTGCTCTATTTCCGCAATGTATGCTTTTTTTGGATGAAATTGATTCCCTTGCCACATCCAGAGAGGATGGGTTATTTGAAGCGACAAGAAACTTACTGAGTGTTCTCCTCCGAAAACTAGATGGGTTTGCCGAACGAAGTGGTACGATTACGATTGGAGCCACCAACCGAAAACACGACCTTGATTCCGCACTTTTGTCCCGGTTTGATAGAAAAATCTATTTTCCTTTGCCAAATCAGGAGGAAAGGGCCCAAATTTTATTAGGATATGCCAAACAATTAAGCAAAAACGACCATAGGAAATTAGCAGAAGCCTTAGAAGGGGCTTCGGGCAGAAACTTAAAGGATTATTGCGACTATGTAGAACGGCGGTGGATCACGAAAAATTGGGAAAAAGGCGAAATTTTGCAGGCTCCAGAAATTTCCTTTTATTTAGAATCCCTCCCGGATTTTGGATGGAAACGCTAA
- a CDS encoding NfeD family protein produces MDFIFVNSPYIWIFLGITLLFSEFLLPGTFVMFLGIGAIFTGILARLLPIEFYTQVIVWVISSFVSILVGGTAIKRFFKSESSVDPFIQDDFLNQIVPVEIDILVDRHGGKIRFQGTLWDAVSKDSKIPKGNYVRILSRENLTFTVERVDS; encoded by the coding sequence TTGGATTTTATTTTTGTAAACTCACCGTATATCTGGATTTTCCTAGGAATTACATTATTGTTTTCTGAATTTCTCCTGCCGGGAACCTTTGTGATGTTTTTAGGAATTGGTGCCATATTTACAGGGATTTTGGCTCGTTTATTGCCTATCGAATTTTATACCCAAGTAATTGTTTGGGTCATTTCAAGTTTTGTGTCGATCCTCGTTGGCGGAACTGCCATAAAACGTTTTTTTAAATCTGAATCCTCTGTGGATCCATTTATCCAAGATGATTTTCTTAATCAAATTGTTCCTGTAGAAATTGATATCTTAGTAGACAGACATGGCGGAAAAATTCGATTCCAAGGAACCCTTTGGGATGCAGTTTCTAAAGATTCCAAAATTCCCAAAGGCAATTATGTGCGCATTCTATCTCGAGAAAATCTTACCTTCACTGTGGAACGTGTGGATTCCTAA
- a CDS encoding GNAT family N-acetyltransferase has protein sequence MNFESPYQLERITNPSEDLQSELWNLLHEYSISKLGDSNLEKKEFFAILVKEGKTLVAASLCYLFFKGLNLQLLWVAEEKRGMDLGTKLLIQIEEEAKTLGATLVFGYSFGFQAPKFYTKLGYKEVGMIPNYPEGQNCYFLCKKLTTDSP, from the coding sequence ATGAATTTTGAATCACCATATCAATTGGAACGGATCACAAATCCATCCGAAGATTTACAATCAGAACTCTGGAACCTACTGCATGAATACAGCATATCTAAGTTAGGTGATTCAAACCTCGAAAAAAAAGAATTTTTTGCCATCCTTGTCAAAGAGGGAAAAACTCTTGTTGCTGCGTCCCTTTGTTATTTATTTTTTAAAGGTTTAAACCTCCAACTCTTATGGGTCGCAGAAGAAAAGCGGGGAATGGATTTAGGAACCAAATTGCTTATTCAAATCGAAGAAGAGGCCAAAACTCTAGGTGCCACTTTGGTATTTGGTTATTCATTTGGGTTCCAAGCCCCCAAATTTTACACAAAATTGGGTTATAAAGAAGTAGGTATGATCCCCAATTACCCAGAAGGTCAGAATTGTTATTTCCTTTGCAAAAAGTTGACAACCGATTCTCCTTGA